From one Candidatus Sulfotelmatobacter sp. genomic stretch:
- a CDS encoding CRTAC1 family protein produces MKPSALCLLALLCPAIGVASFAIPQSSSSTHAHASATTSGLRKKTAASGISFTDITRAAGIDFHLTCGGPDKLYIPESMCGGIAVLDYDNDGWMDIFLVNGSTLEDMKAGKCHPSQLYRNNHDGTFTDVTAKSGINHCGWGFGIAVGDYDNDGNQDLYITYLDGAVLYRNNGDGTFTDVTAKAGVGNAGHWGTSAAFGDYDNDGYLDLYVANYVDLDLNGLPEFGHGPYCQYRGIAVSCGPRGLKGSRDRLYHNNGDGTFTDVTEKLGIDPISYYGLGAMWLDYDLDGCLDLYVADDSTPSMLYHGDCKGGFKEVGAEAGVAYSSDGREQAGMGTDSADYDNDGWPDIAKANFSDDSNNLYHNDHDGEFTDLAGPSSFGSISIPFLGYGVKFLDLDNDGWKDIFVANGHVNPQVDQHSFGVTYAEPPLLFHNLKNGKFEEIGTRSGQAMSRRYVARGAATADFFNDGGQDLLVSVLDASPLLLRNRTRPTGHWLRIKTIGVRSNRDGFGSRVQVKAGALTQSAEVRANSSFESASDPRLHFGLGSAIKVDSIEVRWPSGTVDKIGPIVGDQEVTIEEGKGVVPKPAIKPADSRPDSPSSMPPR; encoded by the coding sequence GTGAAACCTTCAGCTCTGTGTCTGCTTGCGCTCTTATGCCCAGCCATCGGGGTGGCGAGCTTCGCAATTCCGCAGAGTTCCTCCTCTACGCACGCACATGCATCGGCCACAACTTCGGGCCTGCGAAAGAAAACAGCCGCGTCCGGCATCTCTTTCACGGATATAACGCGCGCCGCCGGAATCGATTTCCATCTCACTTGCGGCGGTCCGGACAAGCTCTACATCCCTGAATCGATGTGCGGCGGCATCGCCGTCCTCGACTACGACAACGATGGCTGGATGGACATCTTCCTGGTCAACGGCTCCACGCTCGAAGATATGAAAGCGGGTAAGTGCCATCCCAGCCAGCTGTATCGCAACAATCACGACGGCACCTTCACCGATGTTACGGCCAAGTCCGGCATCAACCATTGCGGTTGGGGCTTCGGCATTGCGGTGGGCGACTACGATAACGATGGCAACCAAGACCTCTACATTACCTATCTCGATGGCGCTGTGTTGTATCGCAATAACGGCGATGGGACTTTCACCGACGTGACGGCAAAGGCCGGCGTCGGCAACGCCGGGCATTGGGGAACCAGCGCTGCCTTTGGCGACTATGACAATGATGGCTATCTCGATCTATATGTCGCCAACTACGTCGATCTGGACCTCAACGGTCTTCCGGAATTTGGCCACGGACCTTATTGTCAGTATCGCGGGATCGCGGTTTCCTGCGGCCCGCGTGGACTTAAGGGCTCCCGCGACCGTCTCTATCACAATAACGGGGACGGCACTTTCACCGATGTCACCGAAAAACTCGGCATCGATCCCATCTCCTACTACGGGCTCGGCGCGATGTGGCTCGACTACGATCTCGACGGATGTCTTGATCTTTACGTCGCCGACGATTCGACGCCCAGTATGCTGTATCACGGCGACTGCAAAGGTGGATTCAAAGAAGTAGGGGCGGAGGCGGGAGTCGCGTACAGCAGCGATGGCCGCGAGCAAGCCGGTATGGGGACCGACTCCGCCGATTACGACAATGACGGTTGGCCCGACATTGCTAAGGCCAATTTCTCTGACGACAGTAACAATCTCTATCATAACGACCACGATGGCGAGTTCACGGACCTGGCGGGCCCGTCAAGCTTTGGTTCGATCAGCATCCCGTTTCTGGGCTACGGAGTTAAGTTCCTCGACCTGGACAACGATGGCTGGAAAGACATTTTCGTTGCCAATGGCCACGTGAACCCTCAGGTTGACCAGCACTCTTTTGGCGTGACCTATGCCGAGCCGCCATTGCTCTTCCACAATTTAAAGAACGGAAAGTTTGAAGAGATCGGCACCCGTTCGGGCCAGGCTATGTCGCGCCGCTATGTCGCGCGAGGTGCGGCTACAGCGGACTTCTTCAACGATGGCGGGCAAGATCTGTTGGTCAGCGTGCTCGATGCCTCTCCGCTGCTGCTGCGGAACCGGACGCGGCCAACTGGGCATTGGCTGCGGATCAAAACGATCGGGGTGCGCTCCAATCGCGACGGATTCGGATCGCGAGTGCAAGTAAAAGCCGGGGCGCTCACGCAGTCTGCCGAAGTTCGGGCTAACTCGAGCTTTGAGTCCGCGAGCGATCCGAGACTGCACTTCGGTCTTGGCTCTGCCATCAAAGTAGACTCCATCGAAGTTCGCTGGCCTTCCGGCACTGTGGACAAGATCGGTCCAATCGTCGGCGACCAGGAGGTCACGATAGAAGAAGGGAAAGGCGTTGTGCCAAAACCCGCAATCAAGCCGGCCGATTCCAGGCCAGATTCGCCTTCCAGCATGCCACCGCGGTAG
- a CDS encoding tetratricopeptide repeat protein — MSGETNFGSRLLRFAGLLLAFLLLLSAGARAQDQRLAVLIREGKEALDAGDFTRAAHAFEQARQRSPDSKEATRGLLLSYLQENRLGAAEEIGQAAVARWAKDAELAHWLGLVYFKQHRNDLADSQFQYAASLDPTGYDIHFDWALMLLSDDKYSEAANELEKAIKIDPKAALAHVLLGRAYQNTNRSVQAVEQFQTALRIEPNLPLGHYHLGFAYASLGRNDEAIAEYEKELQHSPNNLTVLYQLGHSQVAAGDWKAAIAHLKKATEVDPQNSDAFYDLGKALLLQGDATGAVPPLRRAIEVKPSNPSPHYQLARALEKLGNKEEAKRELEIFSTLKKSQPVTGGMASGPVQ; from the coding sequence ATGTCTGGCGAAACAAATTTCGGGAGTCGCCTCTTGCGTTTTGCCGGCTTGCTGCTTGCGTTCCTGCTGCTTCTGAGCGCTGGAGCCCGGGCGCAGGATCAGCGCCTCGCGGTCCTGATTCGCGAAGGTAAAGAGGCTCTTGACGCGGGAGACTTCACTCGCGCGGCCCATGCCTTCGAACAAGCGCGGCAGCGTTCTCCAGACAGCAAAGAGGCAACTCGGGGGTTGTTGCTGAGTTATCTACAGGAAAATCGTCTCGGCGCGGCGGAAGAAATCGGGCAGGCTGCTGTGGCGCGCTGGGCCAAAGACGCGGAGCTGGCGCACTGGCTCGGTCTGGTCTACTTCAAACAGCATCGCAATGACCTTGCGGATTCCCAGTTTCAATACGCCGCGAGCCTGGATCCGACAGGCTATGACATCCATTTCGATTGGGCGCTTATGCTGCTGTCCGACGACAAATATTCCGAAGCCGCGAACGAGTTAGAGAAGGCGATCAAGATCGATCCGAAGGCCGCTCTGGCTCATGTGCTTCTGGGACGTGCATATCAAAATACGAATCGCAGCGTGCAAGCCGTGGAGCAGTTTCAAACTGCGTTGCGCATCGAGCCCAACCTGCCGCTGGGTCATTACCATCTCGGCTTTGCTTACGCGAGCCTGGGCCGCAATGACGAAGCGATCGCGGAATATGAGAAGGAGTTGCAGCATTCACCCAACAATCTGACCGTGCTGTACCAGTTAGGGCATTCCCAAGTCGCGGCGGGTGATTGGAAAGCAGCGATTGCGCATCTGAAGAAAGCGACGGAGGTTGATCCGCAAAACTCAGACGCATTCTACGACCTTGGAAAGGCGCTGCTGCTGCAAGGCGACGCAACGGGCGCGGTGCCGCCGTTGCGTCGTGCCATCGAAGTGAAACCATCCAATCCCAGTCCGCACTATCAACTGGCGCGCGCTCTGGAGAAACTGGGAAACAAAGAAGAAGCCAAGCGGGAGCTGGAAATCTTTTCCACGCTGAAGAAATCGCAGCCGGTCACGGGTGGAATGGCGTCCGGGCCGGTCCAATGA
- a CDS encoding TonB-dependent receptor, giving the protein MTKLRLCLISLCILTFALSAMAQIQNGQVAGVVTDPSGAAVANAKITISNSATGLSVTATSNATGAFAVPELPPGTYKITVEAAGFKTFSDVGVTLNAGSTAQVNPKMTLGQTREVVEVTGEAAQVNTEEAKLAITVSSTQIENLPLNGRNVYDLMQLAPGAVNVNGVDFEAGHGTVVNGLREDFNGFLINGVANKGLSGGVNNTPIEDTVQEFQQLQLNMSAQYGNSAGSVNNLVTKSGTNSYHGSVWEYVRNDFFDANQYFLNQQGVPKPPLRFNQFGGTFGGAIIKDKLFFFGSYQGDRFNTSGVPQSTIVESPDWRQAVIAAEPNSVAALLYSNFTPSVVGSPTGITLDGYLTPDANGNTLEPYNYTYGDYLCPDYVGSALAAKFQYMMGVTAADQAAMALPLGSTGKPCSAIPAVQAGAISRSTPFSNVSTAIFKSQAQSLGNLFNGNEASARLDYNFNANNRAFAQFNWFHSTDAYGPCDSACSRGFTNPSKSYFPNGQISYVRTISPTIINEARAGYTQNNTGIKTDHPGVPSIYFDDGTVGFGSYSGYPQFFKEHDYSYGDMVSISHRNHSIKVGVDIKRNLENSEFNVARPSFEMFDPIFFAADAPAEQVAGVDPGFVGNNPAQLATNVRHWRNLEFGAYFQDDWKVSKRLTLNLGLRYDIFTRHTEENNLATTFVLGPGNGIANQIANANTQIGGPLSNGKTCNPSNPNTVILAGVCGPGGFAASSTLGKGDHNDFGPRVGFAWDVMGDGKTSLRGGFGVSYESTLYNPLSNSRWNPPYYSFNLATGDLNAGGPGLGEALVYGPTTCNSTSCSPATGVAPTFTGPPTNPGMGVGAQAAGNLDGWASFNPDTAYLTGIILPQGIRDPYVYNDFLSIQREVAPKTVVEIDYVGTIAHKLFRAQDINRQAGGLLPDDSSGNPLCVTDNLGRDLCSLRTALNPSGRPNSNYGILRNWQNAVNSAYHGLQASLNRQMGHGLLFKANYTYSHVIDEGSTWHSGATTASGGAGGDGYSTDQALPGLDRGNSVFDIRHRLVLNYVYELPGKNLHGFAGAALGGWQYSGIWAMQSGAHWSPYDSRSAHVVCTNPDDVTTCTNSGGDYNLDGGKNDRPDSTIAQYGGESRSTWANGWCAGGGAVLGGCANGPAQAGMPVLTTPCLACTGTMGRNQLLGPGQWYADMTLAKSFRITEGTHLKFEWQAFNVFNRANFLLATTGGGAHNKVTDGIFGEAAGTLNARNQQFSLKLSF; this is encoded by the coding sequence ATGACTAAGTTGCGATTGTGTTTGATTTCGCTGTGCATTCTGACATTTGCGCTATCTGCGATGGCGCAGATTCAAAACGGCCAGGTCGCCGGCGTAGTTACCGATCCATCTGGCGCGGCCGTTGCCAATGCGAAGATCACCATCTCCAACTCGGCAACCGGCTTGTCGGTTACGGCCACTAGCAACGCGACCGGCGCGTTCGCGGTTCCCGAACTCCCACCCGGTACGTACAAGATCACAGTTGAGGCCGCCGGCTTCAAGACTTTCAGCGACGTCGGAGTCACGCTGAACGCGGGCTCGACCGCCCAGGTGAATCCGAAAATGACGCTGGGGCAAACCCGCGAAGTGGTTGAAGTCACGGGCGAGGCCGCGCAAGTGAATACGGAAGAAGCCAAGCTGGCCATCACGGTCAGCTCCACGCAGATCGAGAACCTCCCGCTCAATGGCCGCAATGTTTATGACCTGATGCAACTCGCTCCTGGTGCCGTGAACGTAAACGGCGTCGACTTCGAGGCCGGTCACGGCACGGTAGTCAATGGCCTGCGCGAAGATTTCAACGGCTTCCTCATCAACGGCGTCGCTAATAAAGGTCTCAGCGGAGGCGTCAATAACACGCCCATTGAAGATACAGTGCAGGAGTTTCAGCAATTACAGTTGAATATGTCGGCCCAATACGGCAACAGCGCCGGCAGCGTGAACAACCTTGTAACGAAGTCCGGAACGAACTCCTATCACGGAAGCGTCTGGGAGTATGTGCGCAACGACTTTTTCGACGCCAACCAGTATTTCCTGAATCAGCAGGGCGTGCCCAAGCCGCCGTTACGATTCAATCAGTTTGGCGGCACATTCGGCGGCGCAATCATAAAAGATAAATTGTTCTTCTTCGGCTCTTACCAAGGAGATCGTTTCAATACGTCGGGCGTACCGCAATCGACGATCGTGGAGTCTCCCGATTGGCGGCAAGCGGTCATTGCCGCCGAGCCGAATTCGGTTGCTGCCCTTCTGTATAGCAACTTTACTCCGTCTGTCGTTGGAAGTCCCACGGGGATAACGCTAGACGGCTATCTGACCCCGGACGCTAACGGGAACACCTTGGAGCCGTACAACTACACCTATGGCGACTACCTGTGTCCGGACTATGTCGGTTCGGCGCTCGCGGCGAAGTTTCAATATATGATGGGCGTGACTGCGGCCGACCAGGCCGCGATGGCCTTGCCACTCGGCAGCACGGGCAAACCATGTAGCGCCATTCCCGCGGTTCAAGCGGGCGCCATCTCACGCAGCACGCCTTTTTCCAACGTCAGCACCGCCATCTTTAAGTCCCAGGCGCAATCGCTCGGCAATCTTTTCAACGGTAACGAAGCCTCGGCGCGCCTAGACTACAATTTTAACGCCAACAACCGCGCATTCGCTCAGTTCAACTGGTTTCACTCCACGGACGCCTACGGTCCTTGCGATTCCGCATGTAGCCGCGGATTCACCAACCCCAGCAAGAGTTACTTCCCCAATGGCCAGATCAGCTACGTGCGCACGATTTCGCCCACGATCATCAACGAGGCACGCGCCGGCTACACTCAAAACAACACGGGAATCAAAACCGACCACCCCGGAGTTCCCTCTATTTACTTCGATGATGGCACGGTGGGGTTTGGCTCCTACAGCGGCTATCCGCAGTTCTTCAAGGAGCATGATTACAGCTACGGCGACATGGTCTCCATCAGCCATCGCAACCACAGCATTAAAGTAGGCGTAGACATCAAGCGCAATCTTGAAAACAGCGAATTCAACGTCGCCCGTCCATCGTTTGAGATGTTCGATCCTATTTTCTTCGCCGCCGATGCTCCTGCCGAGCAAGTGGCAGGCGTCGATCCCGGCTTTGTAGGCAACAACCCGGCGCAGTTGGCTACTAACGTTCGTCACTGGCGCAACCTCGAATTCGGCGCCTATTTCCAGGACGACTGGAAGGTTTCGAAACGCCTGACCTTGAACCTGGGTCTGCGCTATGACATCTTCACCCGGCACACGGAAGAGAACAATCTCGCAACTACATTCGTCCTTGGCCCTGGCAATGGTATTGCTAACCAAATAGCCAATGCGAATACACAAATAGGCGGACCTTTGTCTAACGGTAAGACCTGCAATCCCAGCAATCCAAACACTGTGATTTTGGCGGGTGTGTGCGGGCCGGGTGGCTTCGCGGCTTCCAGCACTCTCGGAAAGGGAGACCACAATGACTTTGGCCCACGGGTAGGGTTCGCGTGGGACGTGATGGGCGACGGTAAGACATCACTGCGTGGCGGCTTTGGCGTTTCATACGAGAGCACGCTGTATAATCCGCTCTCCAATTCCCGATGGAACCCGCCCTATTACTCTTTCAATTTAGCGACCGGAGACCTTAATGCGGGTGGACCCGGCTTGGGAGAAGCGTTGGTCTACGGACCCACAACCTGTAACTCGACCAGTTGCTCGCCCGCCACGGGAGTAGCCCCGACTTTCACCGGACCTCCGACAAATCCAGGAATGGGTGTCGGCGCACAGGCAGCGGGCAACCTCGATGGTTGGGCCTCGTTCAACCCCGACACTGCCTATCTCACTGGCATCATCCTGCCGCAAGGCATTCGCGATCCCTATGTCTACAATGATTTCTTAAGCATCCAGCGGGAGGTTGCTCCCAAGACGGTGGTGGAAATCGATTATGTGGGCACCATCGCCCACAAACTGTTTCGCGCCCAAGATATCAACCGTCAGGCCGGGGGACTTCTGCCGGATGACTCGTCGGGAAATCCGCTTTGTGTGACCGACAATCTCGGGCGAGACCTTTGCAGTCTGCGCACTGCCCTTAACCCTTCGGGGCGTCCCAACAGCAACTATGGAATCCTGCGCAATTGGCAAAACGCAGTGAATTCCGCATACCACGGACTGCAGGCTTCGCTTAATAGGCAGATGGGACATGGACTGTTGTTCAAAGCTAACTATACCTACAGCCACGTCATCGACGAAGGTTCTACCTGGCATAGCGGCGCCACCACCGCGAGCGGAGGGGCCGGAGGAGATGGTTATTCGACCGACCAGGCTTTGCCCGGCCTGGATCGAGGCAATTCAGTGTTCGATATTCGCCATCGACTGGTTCTGAACTACGTTTACGAACTCCCCGGAAAAAACTTGCATGGATTTGCGGGTGCTGCTTTGGGCGGCTGGCAATACAGTGGCATTTGGGCGATGCAGAGCGGCGCTCACTGGTCACCGTATGACTCGCGCTCTGCGCACGTCGTTTGCACGAATCCGGATGACGTGACTACCTGCACGAATTCGGGCGGCGACTACAACCTTGATGGTGGCAAGAATGACCGCCCGGATAGTACGATCGCGCAGTATGGCGGCGAATCGCGGAGCACTTGGGCGAATGGCTGGTGCGCGGGAGGAGGAGCGGTGTTGGGCGGATGTGCCAACGGTCCCGCGCAGGCAGGTATGCCGGTTCTTACTACGCCCTGTCTCGCTTGCACCGGAACCATGGGCCGAAACCAACTTCTCGGGCCCGGACAGTGGTACGCCGACATGACGCTGGCAAAGTCATTCAGAATTACCGAGGGGACTCACCTGAAGTTCGAGTGGCAGGCGTTTAACGTGTTCAATCGTGCTAACTTCCTGCTGGCCACGACCGGCGGAGGGGCGCACAATAAGGTCACTGATGGCATATTTGGCGAGGCGGCAGGAACCCTGAACGCCCGCAACCAACAGTTCTCCTTGAAGCTGAGCTTCTAG
- a CDS encoding tetratricopeptide repeat protein, protein MSRLGQTLHFALASLLLLCTCLSLCVNSQAQTQVLGNVVGHIAVLRGDSPPERILVTLEVRGAPMDSVYTDSSGTFGFHNLGPDPYYVVINDDHYDSMRRLVVVDGSMQSPTVYLEITLVPKQKAKADSETGAKSKGSNPDMIDVRDYADKFPKKAVKEFEKGVSADAEGKADDAIRHYLKAIAIAPEFYVAHNNLGSDYMSKSDFADARREFEQVVKLNQSDANAYFNLSNVCMLTGDMAEAQRFLDEGLRRQPDSAFGQFLLGTLNLRTKKPALAEIALLRAIQLDPTKAQYRLQLVNLLLQQGRKDAAAAQLRELLTTLPDSSYATQARQVLQKLDAKPTS, encoded by the coding sequence GTGAGTCGTCTAGGTCAGACACTCCATTTTGCGCTTGCGTCACTGCTCTTACTGTGCACTTGCCTCTCGCTGTGTGTTAACTCCCAAGCCCAAACCCAAGTGCTGGGCAATGTCGTGGGACACATCGCTGTGCTTCGGGGGGACTCGCCGCCGGAACGCATCCTGGTAACGCTTGAAGTCCGAGGCGCGCCGATGGACAGCGTGTACACCGATTCCTCCGGCACCTTCGGCTTCCACAACCTAGGCCCCGATCCGTATTACGTTGTCATCAATGACGATCATTACGACTCAATGCGGCGCTTGGTGGTGGTCGACGGGTCGATGCAGTCCCCGACGGTTTATTTGGAGATTACGCTGGTGCCGAAGCAGAAGGCCAAGGCTGATTCCGAGACCGGGGCGAAATCGAAAGGCTCTAATCCTGACATGATTGACGTTCGAGATTACGCCGACAAGTTTCCTAAGAAGGCGGTGAAGGAATTCGAGAAAGGGGTGAGCGCCGATGCGGAGGGCAAAGCCGATGACGCGATCCGGCACTATTTGAAGGCGATCGCAATCGCTCCCGAGTTTTATGTCGCCCATAACAACTTGGGATCGGATTATATGAGCAAGTCTGACTTCGCCGACGCGCGGCGGGAATTTGAGCAGGTGGTCAAACTCAATCAGAGCGATGCCAACGCGTATTTCAATCTCAGCAACGTGTGCATGCTGACCGGCGATATGGCCGAAGCGCAGCGATTTCTCGACGAGGGCTTGCGTCGCCAGCCGGATTCTGCCTTTGGTCAGTTCTTGTTGGGCACTTTGAACTTGCGGACAAAGAAGCCCGCGCTGGCGGAAATTGCTTTGCTCAGAGCTATTCAACTGGATCCCACCAAGGCGCAGTATCGTCTGCAATTGGTAAACCTTCTGCTGCAACAGGGCCGCAAAGATGCCGCCGCCGCGCAACTGCGCGAGCTGCTGACTACGCTGCCGGATAGTTCCTACGCAACGCAGGCGCGACAGGTGCTGCAAAAGCTTGACGCCAAGCCTACCTCGTAG
- a CDS encoding VWA domain-containing protein, with product MSAHLFARQFLRQCCAALAATTLCAQQAPPPVSPIPPPTIRVTTHMVLVDVVVTDKQGKAVNGLHADDFVVEENGKVQKIASLSTPAETAPAAPALPPGIYSNKPQYRSTGTPITVMLLDALNTPFTDQAYARRQMLAFVRENFKPSDRMSLFALTGSLSVLQDFTSDPQVLYTALQRYKPQTQNLTPGTPIAQSNGDGPATTSSTIASLDASSLPLSDSGSNAGLTGGGGGGSAQLIASAQAALLSFEGAQVAYAEDQRAVLTLNALSSLARILGGLPGRKNLIWVTGDLPFSLIPEDRTMTQDEIEEAQSGINTRRVGQHAAGNLAETFRQSHAEEIRETASRLSSAQVAVYPVDARGLSISTDIDAQETMREMARETGGRAYVNQNEIKVGVERAFADESAAYTIGYYPDNKKIDGKYHSIKVKVKRDGVEIHNRRGYYAIDPTQVKGYKAQQEVASALGDIVPSTMVAFMAQVKPPAENSAPGKIGVTFLVDASTLSAEDVSGGKRLNLDIYANIYADGKLVAQGGKKIDQVFDANTYQQLVQKGLATHLDLDAKRGQLRLAVQDSRTGMVGTINATAP from the coding sequence ATGTCGGCACATCTGTTTGCCAGACAGTTTCTGCGCCAGTGTTGCGCAGCTCTTGCGGCCACCACTCTCTGTGCGCAACAGGCCCCGCCACCAGTGTCGCCGATCCCTCCTCCGACCATCCGCGTGACCACGCACATGGTGCTGGTCGACGTGGTCGTCACTGATAAACAAGGGAAGGCGGTGAACGGCCTTCACGCCGACGACTTCGTTGTAGAAGAGAACGGCAAGGTGCAGAAAATCGCCAGCCTCAGCACGCCCGCCGAGACCGCTCCTGCCGCTCCCGCACTGCCCCCGGGCATTTACTCGAACAAGCCGCAGTATCGCTCGACCGGCACACCGATCACGGTTATGCTGCTCGACGCCCTCAACACGCCCTTTACCGATCAGGCCTATGCCCGCCGTCAAATGCTTGCCTTCGTAAGGGAGAATTTCAAGCCCAGCGACCGCATGTCCCTCTTCGCGTTGACCGGCTCCTTGAGCGTCTTGCAGGATTTCACCAGCGACCCGCAGGTTTTGTACACGGCGCTTCAGCGCTACAAGCCGCAAACCCAGAACCTTACGCCCGGCACGCCGATCGCGCAGAGTAATGGTGACGGGCCTGCGACAACCTCCTCCACAATCGCGAGTCTCGACGCAAGCTCGCTGCCGCTCAGCGACAGCGGCAGCAATGCTGGCCTTACGGGTGGCGGAGGAGGAGGATCTGCTCAATTAATCGCCAGCGCCCAGGCGGCCCTCTTATCATTCGAAGGCGCTCAGGTAGCGTACGCCGAAGATCAACGTGCTGTTCTAACCTTGAACGCCCTCAGCAGTCTGGCCCGCATTCTCGGAGGACTGCCCGGGCGAAAAAATCTGATTTGGGTCACAGGCGACCTTCCTTTCTCGCTCATTCCGGAAGACCGAACTATGACGCAAGACGAAATCGAGGAGGCCCAGTCTGGCATCAATACTCGACGCGTCGGGCAACACGCGGCGGGAAATCTCGCGGAGACATTCCGGCAATCGCACGCCGAAGAAATTCGCGAAACCGCTTCTCGCCTGTCCAGCGCACAAGTGGCGGTCTATCCGGTCGACGCCCGTGGATTGTCCATCTCAACCGACATCGACGCGCAGGAAACGATGCGTGAAATGGCTCGAGAGACGGGCGGCCGTGCCTACGTTAACCAGAACGAAATCAAGGTGGGAGTCGAGCGCGCCTTTGCCGACGAGTCGGCCGCCTACACCATCGGCTACTATCCAGACAATAAGAAAATCGACGGCAAGTATCATTCGATCAAAGTAAAGGTGAAGCGGGATGGAGTCGAGATCCACAACCGGCGCGGTTATTATGCCATCGATCCCACGCAGGTAAAAGGCTACAAGGCGCAGCAAGAGGTGGCCAGCGCGCTAGGGGATATCGTTCCCTCCACCATGGTGGCGTTCATGGCCCAGGTGAAGCCTCCCGCCGAGAACTCTGCGCCGGGCAAGATCGGCGTGACTTTCCTCGTCGATGCGAGCACTCTCTCCGCCGAAGATGTATCGGGGGGAAAGCGATTGAACCTGGATATCTACGCCAATATCTATGCGGACGGCAAGCTCGTTGCCCAAGGCGGAAAGAAGATAGACCAGGTCTTCGACGCAAATACTTATCAGCAACTCGTGCAGAAGGGCCTGGCAACCCACCTGGATCTCGACGCAAAGCGAGGCCAGTTGCGACTAGCGGTGCAGGACTCCCGCACCGGCATGGTAGGAACCATCAACGCGACGGCGCCGTAA